From the genome of Malus domestica chromosome 04, GDT2T_hap1, one region includes:
- the LOC139195342 gene encoding uncharacterized protein, with the protein MSGPSDRRFDLNLVEEAAPPSPDNIWRPSFVSLTGPLTVGDSVMKNDMTAAVVARNLLTPKDNRLLSKRSDELAVKDSLALSVQCAGSVSNMAQRLFARTRQVESLAAEVMSLKQEIRGLKHENKQLHRLAHDYATNMKRKLDQMKETDGQVLLDHQRFVGLFQRHLLPSSSGAVPHNEAPNDQPLMPPPSRVLSSTEAPNDPPPVPSLSGALPTAETSPKQPL; encoded by the coding sequence atgtctggcccctccgaccgtcgttttgacttgaaccttgttgaagaggcagccccgccttctccagacaacatatggcgcccatccttcgtctcccttactggtcctcttaccgttggggattccgtgatgaagaatgatatgaccgctgcggtggtggccaggaaccttctcactcccaaagataacagactactttccaaacggtctgatgagttagctgttaaggattcgctggctctcagtgttcagtgtgcaggttctgtgtctaatatggcccaacgcctatttgctcgaacccgccaagttgaatcattggcggctgaagtgatgagtctcaaacaggagattagggggctcaagcatgagaataaacagttgcaccggctcgcacatgactatgctacaaacatgaagaggaagcttgaccagatgaaggaaactgatggtcaggttttacttgatcatcagagatttgtgggtttgttccaaaggcatttattgccttcgtcttctggggctgtaccgcataatgaagctccgaatgatcaacctctgatgcctcctccttctagggttctgtccagtactgaggctccaaatgatccccctccggtgccttctctttctggggctctaccgactgctgagacttctcctaagcaacctttgtga
- the LOC103433757 gene encoding uncharacterized protein, with the protein MDRIGFLAVFFIIFVVVEVSDATYLLSKHRVLIGEPQNDTTAVPENVKVKEDSPVPSPLLPSTVSRSGGNGSDTKPVDDPSKDKVETPQPTKTTKQIVDQVPKGGLNNQTKKGEGNDPETEKKDPEPDKTLKKDPETEKKKPDTDKVDPQLVHDKSKDDNVTRSVDEGGKKKSKEKEKEKKKNDDVTQLPKEDKESCDGVIKTCEVKGVAIACIKSFDSGSKEVAILVQNVGDSTLKAKLSADDANKDLEILKHKNKKVNISVDMGKSTTITLNSGNGECELLMDPLPLASEGNLFMHFPSLETVATPINAAYFLIITVLIFGGTWAYCLVRKRKQRTGGGVPYQELEMGLPESVSATAVETAEGWDEGWDDDWDGDNAVKTPGTHLGSISANGLTSRTANKDGWDNDWDD; encoded by the exons atggatagaaTCGGTTTTCTGGCGGTGTTCTTCATCATCTTCGTCGTCGTCGAGGTTTCCGATGCTACTTATCTTCTCTCCAAGCACAGAGTTTTGATTGGTGAGCCTCAAAACGACACTACGGCAGTACCA GAGAACGTCAAGGTTAAGGAGGATTCTCCGGTCCCGAGTCCGCTGCTGCCTTCTACGGTGTCAAGATCTGGTGGAAATGGGTCGGATACTAAGCCGGTTGATGATCCGAGTAAGGACAAAGTGGAGACTCCGCAACCCACGAAGACTACGAAACAGATAGTGGATCAGGTCCCCAAGGGGGGCTTGAATAATCAAACTAAAAAGGGTGAAGGGAATGATCCGGAAACAGAAAAGAAGGATCCGGAGCCTGACAAGACATTGAAGAAGGATCCCgaaacagaaaagaagaagcCGGACACTGACAAGGTGGATCCTCAGCTGGTTCATGACAAGTCAAAGGATGATAATGTGACTCGTTCCGTGGATGAAGGTGGTAAGAAAAAGagtaaggagaaggagaaggagaagaagaagaatgatgatGTGACCCAATTGCCAAAAGAGGATAAGGAAAGCTGTGATGGGGTAATCAAAACATGTGAGGTCAAGGGTGTGGCGATTGCTTGCATTAAGAGCTTCGATAGTG GGTCCAAAGAAGTGGCCATTCTGGTCCAAAACGTAGGAGACAGCACTTTGAAGGCAAAGCTTTCTGCAGATGATGCCAACAAGGATCTAGAGATCctcaaacacaaaaataaaaag GTCAATATATCAGTTGATATGGGCAAAAGCACCACAATAACACTAAATTCTGGAAATGGAGAATGTGAGCTTCTTATGGATCCTCTCCCTCTGGCATCTGAAGGAAACTTATTCATGCATTTCCCTTCGCTTGAGACTGTAGCAACCCCGATCAATGCTGCCTACTTCTTGATTATTACGGTGCTAATTTTTGGAGGAACGTGGGCTTATTGCTTGGTCAGGAAGAGGAAACAACGTACTGGAGGTGGAGTTCCATATCAGGAACTTGAAATGGGATTGCCAGAATCTGTTTCAGCAACTGCTGTGGAAACGGCTGAAGGTTGGGACGAAGGTTGGGATGATGATTGGGATGGCGATAATGCGGTGAAAACACCTGGGACGCATCTGGGAAGCATCTCTGCGAATGGCCTTACATCGAGGACCGCGAACAAGGATGGGTGGGATAATGATTGGGATGATTAG